In Sphingobium sp. EP60837, one genomic interval encodes:
- a CDS encoding OmpA family protein produces MSAISKSPKYLLMLALLGGASSGSLSAQTQEQPAADVSATAYLAPEKSEGPEIKGIISARSGDKMQVTAADGSKSVITINDATRISASKGFFGLNRSKLPATSLLNGVPVTVKTLQSGGELVASRINLQNKDLRTASMIHNGTAQGFEEQTAATAALRGRMGEIDQYNVKSTTNVNFDTGKAVLSEQAKNDLCAAATAAEGMSNALLLVVGYTDSTGGDEFNQELSEKRAGRVVNYLQQACGWKPYRMLTPTGMSEADPVASNDTVEGKAQNRRVAVNILVSKAVDGL; encoded by the coding sequence ATGAGTGCAATTTCCAAAAGCCCAAAATATCTGTTGATGCTTGCCCTGCTTGGCGGGGCATCGTCGGGCAGCCTTTCTGCGCAGACACAGGAGCAGCCGGCAGCCGACGTTTCGGCGACCGCCTATTTGGCCCCTGAGAAGAGTGAAGGGCCCGAGATCAAGGGCATTATTTCCGCGCGCAGCGGCGACAAGATGCAGGTTACCGCTGCCGATGGCAGCAAATCCGTGATCACGATCAATGACGCGACCCGGATTAGCGCGAGCAAGGGCTTTTTCGGCCTGAACCGCAGCAAACTCCCTGCAACCTCGCTGCTCAATGGCGTGCCCGTGACCGTCAAGACATTGCAGTCGGGCGGCGAGCTGGTGGCGAGCCGGATCAATCTTCAGAACAAGGATCTTCGGACCGCGTCGATGATCCATAACGGCACCGCGCAGGGCTTTGAGGAGCAGACCGCTGCCACTGCGGCGCTCCGCGGACGCATGGGCGAGATCGATCAATATAATGTCAAAAGCACGACAAACGTGAATTTCGACACGGGCAAGGCAGTGCTGTCCGAGCAGGCGAAGAACGACCTGTGCGCCGCGGCGACCGCTGCCGAGGGGATGAGCAACGCGCTGCTGCTCGTTGTGGGCTACACGGATTCCACGGGCGGTGATGAATTCAACCAGGAGTTGAGCGAAAAGCGCGCCGGCCGTGTCGTCAACTACCTTCAGCAAGCCTGCGGCTGGAAGCCCTACCGCATGTTGACGCCCACCGGCATGTCGGAAGCCGATCCTGTGGCGAGCAATGACACCGTTGAAGGCAAGGCCCAGAATCGTCGCGTTGCGGTGAATATCCTGGTCAGCAAGGCCGTTGACGGTTTGTAA
- a CDS encoding helix-turn-helix domain-containing protein, translating to MSPAPPSNDPFGMEHELLLAALRRRLRAAGLTQADVAKKLEVGTATVKRWLHGRGLGLRTLSQLCALADTTLTEIAEEAAVRDRSSDKLTLAQEKALTSSPELSTIFFIIVTGWPVSEAEEGFGIPADHIAQHVDRLERLALIDRLPGGRLRARLDPAHVWQREPMRRHFEQHMKHLFFTLNYGDPDTIFGVETVKLSPVGVARVAERIERFRAELREIAQADRRTSALPGEWHAILAVACPVAPLKSR from the coding sequence ATGAGCCCCGCGCCTCCGTCCAACGACCCTTTCGGCATGGAACATGAACTGCTGCTGGCGGCGCTGCGGCGGCGTCTGCGCGCCGCGGGGCTAACGCAGGCCGACGTCGCAAAAAAGCTGGAGGTCGGGACAGCGACCGTCAAGCGGTGGCTGCACGGACGAGGGCTTGGATTGCGTACGCTGTCGCAGCTTTGCGCGCTAGCCGATACGACGCTCACCGAAATCGCTGAGGAAGCCGCGGTGCGCGATCGCTCGTCCGACAAGCTGACATTGGCGCAGGAAAAAGCTCTGACGAGCAGCCCGGAACTGTCCACCATCTTCTTCATCATCGTCACCGGCTGGCCGGTATCGGAGGCCGAAGAGGGCTTTGGCATTCCAGCCGACCACATCGCCCAGCATGTTGATAGACTGGAAAGGCTGGCGCTGATCGACCGGCTCCCCGGCGGAAGGCTGCGCGCGCGTCTGGACCCCGCGCATGTGTGGCAGCGCGAGCCGATGCGGCGGCATTTCGAACAGCATATGAAGCATCTGTTCTTCACGCTCAACTATGGCGACCCGGACACGATCTTTGGCGTGGAAACGGTGAAATTATCGCCGGTCGGGGTTGCCCGCGTGGCCGAGAGGATCGAGCGGTTCCGCGCAGAGTTGCGCGAGATCGCCCAGGCGGACCGGCGCACATCCGCCCTCCCCGGCGAATGGCACGCCATCCTTGCGGTTGCCTGCCCGGTCGCGCCGCTCAAATCGCGCTGA
- a CDS encoding Coq4 family protein yields the protein MENEISARVSSADFAYYNGSGPPITTDSSVLISSSPYLNHPQLRALIAQEMLRRNGAELPNTAYIPDVVKILMELEDWPRIFQLFEEEKARLPEFKSWLDGKKVSLFKNEELAGAEPGTLRAVIYDFVVNSGYNMDHFFQGMEIKTDFDFYMKERTHTHDIEHMITGFETNHAGEVALLAANMRALYKYFVPELASFFNRVSSYLKAKTVMKSGLFYPEAVKVELDAEDIGAAQGRNWKHPLFLIPYRDYLDWQVQDIREEFGITNPPKAGEWAWTTAVSEDPRPSHQGMTSMAAE from the coding sequence ATGGAAAACGAGATTTCAGCGCGCGTAAGCAGCGCGGATTTTGCCTATTATAATGGATCAGGACCGCCGATCACGACCGACAGCTCCGTCCTGATCAGTTCTTCGCCCTATCTCAACCATCCGCAACTGCGCGCGCTGATTGCGCAGGAAATGCTGCGCCGGAATGGCGCGGAGCTGCCCAATACCGCCTATATTCCCGACGTGGTGAAGATCCTGATGGAACTGGAGGATTGGCCCCGCATCTTCCAGCTGTTCGAGGAGGAAAAGGCGCGTCTGCCCGAATTCAAGAGCTGGCTCGACGGTAAGAAGGTGTCGCTGTTCAAGAATGAGGAACTTGCTGGCGCGGAACCGGGCACTCTTCGCGCGGTGATCTATGATTTCGTCGTCAACAGCGGCTATAATATGGATCACTTCTTCCAGGGCATGGAGATCAAGACAGACTTCGACTTCTACATGAAGGAACGGACCCATACCCATGACATCGAACATATGATCACGGGCTTTGAGACTAATCACGCCGGCGAAGTCGCGCTGCTCGCCGCGAACATGCGAGCTCTCTATAAATATTTCGTGCCGGAACTCGCGTCCTTCTTCAATCGGGTCAGCTCCTATTTGAAAGCTAAGACCGTCATGAAGAGCGGCCTTTTCTATCCCGAAGCCGTAAAGGTCGAACTGGATGCGGAGGATATCGGCGCTGCGCAGGGCCGGAACTGGAAGCATCCCCTGTTCCTAATCCCCTATCGCGATTATCTCGACTGGCAGGTACAGGATATTCGCGAGGAGTTCGGGATCACCAATCCGCCCAAGGCGGGTGAGTGGGCATGGACCACCGCGGTGAGCGAGGACCCACGGCCGAGTCATCAGGGGATGACGTCTATGGCGGCGGAGTAA
- a CDS encoding TetR/AcrR family transcriptional regulator, whose product MAEESRQVARQPRGDATRQSILDAAEQVFADLGYAAARLEDVAQAVGIRRPSIVYYFPGKQQLYDEVESDIFASMHDFVLKRVASVDDPMARLLALLDAWLDFLVSRPTAARIIQRLIADFRPRGDNPVRFSETALRDIETVIAAGVSSGAFRPVSAMHILNSVAGGALFYVCNGGQIGEERAYDPADPAELESYRALIHKLARAAVS is encoded by the coding sequence GTGGCGGAGGAAAGCAGGCAGGTGGCGCGGCAGCCGCGTGGGGACGCCACCCGGCAATCCATCCTGGACGCGGCGGAACAGGTGTTCGCTGATCTTGGCTATGCGGCGGCACGGCTGGAGGATGTGGCACAGGCTGTCGGCATCCGGCGGCCTTCGATCGTCTATTATTTTCCCGGCAAGCAGCAGCTTTATGATGAGGTGGAATCCGACATCTTCGCATCGATGCACGATTTCGTGCTGAAGCGGGTGGCGAGTGTCGATGATCCGATGGCGCGCCTCCTGGCGCTGCTCGACGCCTGGCTGGATTTCCTCGTGTCCCGCCCCACGGCGGCCCGGATCATCCAGCGCTTGATCGCCGATTTCCGCCCCCGCGGCGACAATCCCGTCCGCTTTTCCGAAACCGCGCTGCGCGACATTGAAACAGTGATCGCGGCGGGCGTCAGTTCAGGCGCTTTCCGTCCTGTATCCGCCATGCACATATTGAACAGCGTGGCAGGCGGCGCGCTCTTTTATGTCTGCAACGGCGGACAAATCGGCGAAGAACGGGCTTATGACCCGGCCGACCCCGCCGAACTCGAAAGCTACCGAGCGCTCATCCACAAGCTTGCCCGTGCGGCGGTAAGCTGA
- a CDS encoding TonB-dependent receptor codes for MPNHVMAYAILTPLLASVALPALAQSSAPEGIEEIVVTAQKREESLQDTPVSIAAFSAKDLEAKGISGLTDLRANVPALQLTPFPNNAATTQIFMRGVGLSDDQITQDGGVAVYMDGVYIARSQGLAVEVADLERIEVLRGPQGTLYGRNATGGAINFITRKPDLGDFGFKGQVTLGNYDNRRFKAAVNVPIGQTIAARLSYVNQQQDGFIRNPGTGIKRWGDKDRQAMRADVLWQPSDAFNLRYSYDRTEIGDTPAYVAVSPLFPLVAPRPKASSPLVRDVLPNDIVSQGHSLIGEWEPSDALTVRSITGYRKLFNFQNQDYLTGVTGPNPLQKNSSRTKQDQWSEELQLVGDAFDGLVQYVAGFYYFTEEGRNFSNSYSPPTLTRSFTTATIKNRSYAVFGQATVTPDWLDSRLHFTVGVRQSWDKRDATLARQTQINGGPITSVPGVGDGSRKFKDFSPSFVIGFDASRDVHLYAKAVKGYKSGGFNIRASSIARFNEGFAPETLWSYEAGMKSQWLDNRLRFNVAGFISKYRDIQVNVQSDPTNARITDVLNAGSATVKGIEMDLTLAPTRALRVTANYSYLKARYDSIISATGADISSNYRFTNAPEHTIALDVTYDLPRLPIGQLTANANYTAQSDKFTNATISGGKYIVGDYGLINARLALSDIPGLPGVRAAVWGRNLADKEYYLMQFNIGRPGAIFGEPRTYGIDLSVEF; via the coding sequence ATGCCGAATCACGTTATGGCCTATGCCATTCTCACGCCGCTGCTCGCATCGGTGGCGCTACCCGCGCTGGCGCAGAGCAGTGCGCCCGAGGGCATCGAAGAAATCGTCGTCACCGCGCAGAAGCGCGAGGAGTCGCTTCAGGATACGCCGGTTTCCATCGCTGCGTTCAGCGCGAAAGACTTAGAGGCGAAGGGGATCAGCGGCCTGACCGATCTGCGCGCCAACGTACCTGCGCTGCAGCTGACGCCTTTCCCCAACAATGCCGCGACGACACAGATCTTCATGCGCGGCGTCGGGTTGTCCGATGACCAGATCACGCAGGATGGCGGCGTCGCGGTGTATATGGACGGCGTTTATATCGCGCGCAGCCAGGGATTAGCGGTGGAAGTCGCCGATCTGGAACGGATCGAAGTGCTGCGTGGGCCGCAGGGTACGCTATATGGACGTAACGCCACGGGCGGCGCGATCAACTTCATCACCCGCAAGCCCGATCTTGGCGATTTTGGCTTCAAGGGGCAGGTGACGCTGGGCAACTATGACAATCGGCGCTTCAAGGCGGCGGTCAATGTCCCGATCGGCCAAACCATCGCCGCGCGGCTTTCCTATGTGAACCAGCAGCAGGATGGCTTCATCCGCAATCCGGGGACGGGTATAAAGCGGTGGGGCGACAAGGACCGGCAGGCGATGCGCGCCGACGTGCTGTGGCAGCCGTCCGACGCGTTCAACCTGCGCTACAGCTATGACCGGACCGAAATTGGCGACACGCCCGCTTATGTAGCCGTGTCTCCCTTGTTCCCGCTGGTGGCGCCCAGGCCCAAGGCGAGCAGTCCGCTGGTCCGCGACGTATTGCCCAACGACATCGTGTCACAGGGGCACAGCCTGATCGGCGAATGGGAGCCTTCCGATGCGCTGACGGTCCGGTCGATCACCGGCTATCGCAAGCTCTTCAATTTCCAGAACCAGGATTATCTGACTGGTGTCACCGGGCCCAATCCGCTGCAGAAGAATAGCAGCCGGACCAAGCAGGACCAGTGGAGCGAAGAATTGCAACTGGTCGGCGATGCGTTCGACGGCCTGGTGCAATATGTCGCCGGCTTTTACTATTTCACCGAAGAAGGCCGCAACTTCAGCAACAGCTACAGCCCACCAACGCTGACGCGCAGCTTCACCACCGCGACGATCAAGAACAGGTCCTATGCGGTGTTCGGTCAGGCGACGGTAACGCCCGATTGGCTGGACAGCCGGCTGCATTTCACCGTCGGCGTGCGCCAAAGCTGGGACAAGCGCGATGCCACCCTGGCACGGCAGACGCAGATTAATGGCGGGCCTATCACCAGCGTGCCGGGCGTTGGCGACGGCAGCCGCAAGTTCAAGGATTTCAGCCCGAGCTTCGTGATCGGCTTTGATGCTTCACGCGATGTGCATCTCTACGCCAAGGCAGTGAAGGGCTATAAAAGCGGCGGCTTCAACATACGCGCCAGTTCGATCGCGCGGTTCAATGAAGGCTTCGCTCCCGAAACGCTGTGGTCCTATGAAGCGGGCATGAAGAGCCAGTGGCTCGACAATCGTCTGCGCTTCAATGTCGCGGGCTTCATTTCCAAATATCGCGACATTCAGGTCAATGTGCAGTCGGACCCGACCAATGCGCGCATCACCGACGTGCTGAACGCCGGTAGCGCCACGGTGAAGGGGATCGAGATGGACCTGACGCTCGCCCCCACCCGCGCGTTGCGTGTCACGGCGAACTACAGCTATCTAAAGGCGCGCTATGACAGCATCATCAGCGCGACGGGCGCGGACATTTCCAGCAACTACCGCTTCACCAACGCGCCTGAGCATACGATCGCGCTGGATGTGACCTATGACTTGCCGCGGCTGCCGATCGGTCAGTTGACGGCCAACGCCAATTACACGGCGCAGAGCGACAAGTTCACCAATGCGACCATCAGCGGCGGCAAATATATTGTCGGCGACTATGGACTGATCAATGCGCGGCTGGCGCTGAGCGACATTCCGGGACTGCCGGGGGTGCGGGCCGCTGTGTGGGGCCGCAACCTAGCCGACAAGGAATATTATCTGATGCAGTTCAACATCGGCCGCCCCGGCGCGATCTTCGGTGAGCCGCGCACCTATGGTATTGACCTGAGCGTCGAATTCTAA
- a CDS encoding tyrosine-protein phosphatase, translating into MKRDFVLTILAAMLAGCAATSERPLASAPHAAVGQVAQSPFTAASVEKGSDGSYRVAWQAPAASRVRVYAGTDPAGNVTGAVAAEGVAGGSAVIKGLDAAQRWYFTLVPDRGAPLTVADKGLHLATAPNFRDVGGYRTADGHWVKPGLIFRSDQLNRLSDKDLAAIDGLGPSLVVDLRTQSERDREPDRIPPRGRGLVLDVAADANGTLGGDMRQAQAAIASGKGAEMLVSANRDFVTLRSARAAYSALLRRLIDGGQEPIIYHCTAGKDRTGWATAVILTLLGVPRETVMADYLQSNAYLRTKNDATMKALAASGAAINPAFLEPVLTVRPEYLQSAFDEVDRTYGSMEAYARDGLGLTALDIAVLRRKYLSGSPG; encoded by the coding sequence ATGAAGCGCGACTTTGTCCTGACAATCCTTGCGGCAATGCTTGCCGGATGCGCGGCTACGAGCGAGCGGCCGCTGGCGAGCGCGCCTCATGCTGCTGTTGGGCAAGTCGCGCAAAGTCCGTTCACAGCCGCCTCTGTCGAAAAGGGTTCCGACGGAAGCTATCGTGTCGCCTGGCAGGCCCCGGCTGCGAGCCGCGTTCGTGTTTATGCGGGAACGGACCCGGCCGGAAACGTGACCGGCGCTGTTGCGGCAGAGGGCGTCGCCGGTGGCAGCGCGGTCATCAAGGGGCTGGACGCAGCGCAGCGCTGGTATTTCACCCTGGTGCCGGATCGCGGCGCGCCGCTGACTGTTGCGGATAAGGGGCTGCATCTGGCGACCGCTCCCAATTTCAGGGACGTTGGCGGCTATCGGACCGCTGATGGGCATTGGGTGAAGCCAGGGCTTATCTTCCGGTCCGATCAGCTCAACCGGCTGAGCGACAAGGATCTTGCCGCTATCGATGGGCTGGGGCCGTCGCTGGTGGTTGATCTGCGCACGCAGTCAGAACGGGATCGCGAGCCGGATCGCATTCCGCCGCGCGGACGGGGGCTGGTGCTGGATGTGGCGGCCGATGCGAACGGAACGCTCGGCGGCGATATGCGCCAGGCGCAAGCGGCGATCGCCTCTGGCAAGGGTGCGGAGATGCTGGTCAGCGCCAATCGCGATTTCGTCACGCTGCGCAGCGCACGCGCGGCCTACAGCGCGCTGCTGCGCCGCCTGATCGATGGGGGGCAGGAGCCAATCATCTATCACTGCACCGCGGGCAAGGATCGCACGGGCTGGGCGACGGCGGTGATCCTGACGCTGCTCGGCGTGCCGCGCGAGACGGTGATGGCGGATTATCTGCAGAGCAATGCTTATCTGCGGACGAAGAATGACGCGACGATGAAGGCGCTGGCGGCGTCGGGCGCGGCGATCAACCCAGCCTTTCTGGAGCCGGTGCTGACGGTCCGGCCTGAATATCTGCAGAGCGCCTTTGATGAAGTCGATCGCACTTATGGCTCGATGGAAGCCTATGCGCGGGACGGG
- a CDS encoding TonB-dependent receptor, with product MRSSIAVALAGISSFATTAALAQTADPAPQAAVQGQLADIIVTAQRREESLQKVPVAVTAIGAEQLDQLRVTNVRNLAGLAPSLQINTQGLQSNPTIIIRGVASGTSNNAVDPKVGIYLDGVYIGRTVGSIFDLSDIQRVEVLRGPQGTLFGRNATSGAISLVTAAPSGEFGVRGSVSYGNYDAKRAKVSVDLPAFGPLSLKVSYLHDEIEGDYRNLLGGRTIDLRQRDPAFGVQRIADRLGERNVDGVGVAARLDLGDLTADYRFDYTDARATGRAVQSFGVIPDASGQLLGPIIALQPLFGGVTNISTDRLTTVANASSTEHVVTQGHSLTLTYPLSDAITLKSISAYRKFRQNPNIYDLAASGGLRFTTAQLQALLAGNVAGVLDPANAPGPNDSFFSLLTSRSTSQKQFSQEFQLQLTSDAIDLTTGLFYFHENSPATDILGIFQPVANGVVVDTSAVGVIPGLPVGQLPFDINGDGVVDAADSNPSLDSIFGSGITRTRAINDSYAAYGQLTYHLTDTIDLTGGIRYTIDKRENRITAIAGGQGGQLGIGDYKVDYKKATWAAIVTWRPSDRVTAYGKVSTGYVAGGILSGIPYKPETLTAYELGLKTQSWGNRLRANVAVYYSDYKDLQTQNFINGRQFFDNAGKASIKGFEAEVDLVPVRGLTLSGNLSYTDFNYKSFILNGVDVADVARTTYASKWQGRASAQYDSEDLGMGGHLSARVDARYRSKAPLVSTPFRDLSGNIASLENYAFTKAYWLVDGRIGWMDMPLGGGKVSLSVFGQNLFNEHYNPFGAPVLQLVTSYERGRTYGVELGFKF from the coding sequence ATGCGTTCATCTATTGCCGTTGCGTTAGCGGGCATATCATCGTTCGCCACGACAGCGGCTCTGGCTCAGACTGCCGACCCGGCCCCGCAGGCCGCGGTTCAGGGGCAGCTGGCCGACATCATCGTGACGGCGCAACGCCGCGAGGAGAGCCTGCAAAAGGTGCCCGTGGCCGTGACCGCCATCGGTGCGGAACAGCTCGACCAGCTTCGCGTCACCAATGTCCGCAACCTGGCGGGCCTCGCGCCCAGCCTTCAGATCAACACGCAGGGCCTGCAATCCAATCCCACGATCATCATTCGCGGCGTGGCGTCGGGCACGTCAAACAATGCAGTCGATCCCAAGGTCGGCATCTACCTTGATGGCGTCTATATTGGCCGGACGGTGGGATCGATATTCGACCTGTCGGACATTCAGCGGGTGGAGGTGCTGCGCGGTCCTCAAGGCACGCTGTTCGGACGCAATGCGACCAGTGGCGCGATCAGCCTCGTCACCGCAGCGCCATCCGGGGAGTTTGGCGTGCGCGGCTCGGTTTCCTACGGCAACTATGATGCGAAACGGGCGAAGGTCTCCGTTGATCTGCCCGCATTCGGACCGCTGTCGCTCAAAGTCTCTTATTTGCATGACGAGATCGAAGGCGATTACCGCAACCTACTGGGCGGCCGCACGATCGACCTGCGTCAGCGTGATCCGGCCTTCGGCGTGCAGCGCATCGCCGACCGGCTGGGTGAGCGCAATGTCGATGGCGTAGGCGTGGCTGCGCGCCTCGACTTGGGCGACCTTACCGCCGACTATCGCTTCGACTATACCGATGCGCGCGCAACTGGCCGTGCTGTGCAGAGCTTCGGCGTTATTCCTGATGCTTCAGGTCAGCTGTTGGGCCCGATCATCGCCTTGCAGCCGCTGTTCGGTGGCGTCACCAATATCTCGACCGATCGGTTGACCACCGTCGCCAACGCCAGCAGTACCGAACATGTGGTGACACAGGGCCATAGCCTGACGCTGACCTATCCCCTTAGCGATGCGATCACGCTCAAGAGCATCAGCGCCTATCGCAAGTTCCGGCAGAACCCGAACATCTATGACCTCGCGGCGTCCGGCGGCCTGCGCTTCACGACCGCGCAGCTCCAGGCACTGCTCGCCGGGAATGTGGCGGGCGTACTTGACCCTGCCAATGCGCCGGGACCGAACGACTCCTTCTTCTCGCTTCTCACCTCGCGATCGACGAGCCAGAAGCAATTCAGTCAGGAGTTTCAGCTGCAGTTGACGTCCGACGCCATCGACCTGACGACCGGGCTTTTCTACTTCCATGAAAATTCACCCGCAACCGACATATTGGGCATTTTCCAGCCGGTGGCAAATGGCGTGGTCGTCGATACTTCCGCGGTCGGCGTCATTCCCGGCCTGCCGGTGGGCCAGCTACCCTTCGACATTAACGGCGACGGCGTTGTCGATGCGGCGGACAGCAATCCCTCGCTCGATAGCATCTTCGGCAGCGGCATCACACGCACGCGGGCGATCAACGACAGCTATGCCGCCTATGGCCAGCTGACCTATCATCTGACGGACACGATCGATCTGACCGGCGGCATTCGCTACACGATCGACAAGCGCGAAAACCGCATCACCGCAATCGCCGGTGGGCAAGGCGGGCAGTTGGGCATTGGCGACTATAAGGTCGATTACAAGAAGGCGACCTGGGCCGCGATCGTCACCTGGCGGCCGAGCGACCGCGTGACCGCCTATGGCAAGGTGTCGACCGGCTATGTCGCGGGCGGCATATTGAGCGGCATTCCCTACAAGCCGGAAACGCTGACCGCATACGAGCTAGGGCTGAAAACGCAAAGCTGGGGCAACCGCCTGCGCGCCAATGTCGCGGTCTATTATAGCGACTATAAGGACCTGCAAACGCAGAACTTCATCAACGGCCGCCAGTTCTTCGACAATGCGGGCAAGGCGAGCATCAAGGGCTTCGAGGCCGAAGTCGATCTCGTGCCGGTGCGTGGGCTGACGCTAAGCGGCAATCTTAGCTACACCGACTTCAACTATAAGAGCTTCATCCTGAACGGCGTCGATGTCGCGGATGTCGCCCGCACCACCTACGCCTCCAAATGGCAGGGACGTGCATCTGCCCAATATGACAGCGAAGACTTGGGCATGGGCGGCCATCTCTCCGCACGTGTGGACGCCCGCTATCGCAGCAAGGCCCCGCTTGTTTCAACGCCTTTCCGGGACTTGTCCGGCAATATAGCGAGCCTGGAAAACTATGCTTTCACCAAAGCCTATTGGCTGGTCGATGGCCGGATCGGTTGGATGGACATGCCGCTTGGCGGCGGGAAGGTCTCACTATCCGTGTTCGGGCAGAACCTTTTCAACGAACATTATAATCCGTTCGGAGCGCCAGTGCTGCAACTGGTGACAAGCTATGAGCGCGGGCGGACGTACGGGGTGGAGCTGGGCTTCAAATTTTAA
- a CDS encoding SDR family NAD(P)-dependent oxidoreductase — MTISPALGSPGTAVVVTGGASGIGLACAEALAVVGRAVALWDINGEAAEAAAKRIAAEYGVKAVGVRVDLRDPAAIGPALDASRGGIGALGGLVHAAGTVDTASIDGLTVESWDAGMAVHLRSFAFVTQAIHADLAAQPGSAIVAIASINATLGNAMNPIYSAAKGGMLSLVRSFADRLARDGIRINSVSPGQILTPMMRPAIEALPDGFFEKRILLERIGDPMEIGRVVRFLLSEEASYITASEIVVDGGNISSQRG, encoded by the coding sequence ATGACTATTTCACCTGCTTTGGGAAGTCCCGGAACCGCTGTTGTTGTTACCGGCGGCGCGTCGGGCATTGGGCTTGCTTGCGCCGAGGCGCTGGCGGTGGTCGGCCGTGCGGTCGCGCTGTGGGACATTAACGGCGAGGCGGCGGAGGCTGCGGCGAAGCGGATTGCTGCGGAATATGGGGTCAAGGCAGTCGGGGTGCGGGTGGACCTGCGCGATCCTGCCGCCATCGGTCCGGCCTTGGACGCGAGCCGGGGTGGCATAGGTGCTTTGGGCGGGCTGGTGCATGCGGCCGGGACGGTCGATACAGCCTCGATCGACGGACTAACGGTCGAAAGCTGGGACGCGGGGATGGCGGTGCATCTGCGGTCCTTCGCCTTTGTGACCCAGGCGATCCATGCTGACCTTGCGGCGCAGCCGGGTTCGGCGATCGTCGCGATTGCTTCTATCAACGCGACGCTGGGCAATGCGATGAACCCGATCTACTCGGCGGCGAAGGGCGGCATGCTGTCGCTGGTGCGCTCCTTCGCGGATCGGCTGGCGCGCGATGGCATTCGCATCAACTCGGTGTCGCCGGGGCAGATATTGACGCCAATGATGCGTCCGGCGATCGAGGCGCTGCCCGATGGTTTCTTCGAAAAGCGTATCCTTCTTGAAAGGATCGGGGATCCCATGGAAATAGGGCGGGTGGTGCGCTTCCTGCTTTCCGAGGAAGCAAGCTATATCACCGCCAGCGAAATTGTGGTGGATGGCGGCAATATCTCATCCCAGCGAGGTTGA
- a CDS encoding metallophosphoesterase family protein: MKHRALLTGALALLLCGASDPARDYWPGAPDVARTAKDFAGGKDEFRFAVIGDRTGQHRPGVFEDALRKVNGLRPDFIINIGDLIEGNSEDLRQIDAEWKEVESATAGLDMPFFYVPGNHDLTNDVQLKEWRRRIGADYYSFTYKNVLFLVLNTEDPPQPKIARRKLLDEYGPQAMGEALQALQDDPEEAKALFAREARIGELAGKLKASENVAFSPAQVALVRAALARNRDVRWTFLLMHRPAWKVDSPAFREIEGMLKGRDYTVLAGHFHKYDHQLRAGHDYVQLGVTGGMPGGPASDPAVLDHVMWVSVAKGAPSITNVRLDGFFPKEGPASLASRP, translated from the coding sequence ATGAAGCACCGCGCGTTGCTGACCGGAGCGCTCGCGCTGCTGCTATGCGGCGCGAGTGACCCGGCCCGGGATTACTGGCCGGGAGCGCCTGATGTGGCGCGCACGGCGAAGGACTTTGCCGGGGGCAAGGATGAGTTCCGCTTCGCCGTCATCGGGGATCGTACGGGCCAGCACCGGCCCGGCGTGTTCGAGGATGCGCTGCGCAAGGTGAACGGACTGCGGCCTGACTTCATCATCAACATCGGCGACCTGATCGAGGGCAATAGCGAAGATCTGCGTCAAATCGATGCGGAATGGAAAGAGGTGGAGAGTGCGACGGCGGGGCTCGACATGCCCTTCTTCTATGTTCCCGGCAATCACGACCTGACCAATGATGTGCAGTTGAAGGAATGGCGCAGGCGGATCGGGGCGGACTATTACAGCTTCACCTATAAAAATGTGCTGTTCCTGGTGCTGAACACGGAAGACCCGCCGCAGCCCAAGATTGCGCGGCGCAAGCTGCTCGACGAATATGGCCCGCAGGCCATGGGCGAAGCGCTGCAGGCGTTGCAGGACGATCCGGAAGAAGCAAAAGCTTTGTTCGCGCGGGAAGCGCGGATCGGTGAGTTGGCGGGCAAGCTGAAGGCGTCGGAAAATGTCGCCTTCAGCCCGGCACAGGTGGCGCTGGTGCGGGCGGCGCTCGCGCGCAACCGCGATGTGCGCTGGACTTTCCTGTTGATGCACCGGCCTGCGTGGAAGGTGGACTCGCCCGCCTTCCGCGAGATTGAGGGGATGCTGAAGGGCCGCGACTACACCGTGCTAGCGGGGCATTTCCATAAATACGACCATCAGTTGCGGGCCGGCCATGACTATGTGCAACTAGGCGTGACCGGCGGCATGCCGGGCGGGCCGGCGAGCGACCCAGCCGTGCTCGACCATGTCATGTGGGTGTCCGTCGCCAAGGGCGCACCCAGCATCACCAACGTCCGGCTGGACGGCTTTTTCCCCAAGGAAGGGCCTGCGAGTTTAGCTTCCCGGCCCTGA